In Aedes albopictus strain Foshan chromosome 3, AalbF5, whole genome shotgun sequence, the genomic window TTGGAACATATGCCCGTTTAAGTTCAACCATCTTCCGGAGACACAGACTCGGACAGAATGGTTGCGTTGGAAACGAAACTTCGAAGTAATTGTGGCCGCTAGCGAGGAGAAGAATTCTACCAAAATCAAGAACATTCTTCTTGCCAAAGGAGGTCTAGAACTTCAAGACTTATTCTATTCAATTGATGGAGCTGATGTGGTGGAAGATATTGAAAAAGGAGTTGACCCGTACAAGATAGCCATAGCCAAGTTGGATGGACATTTCGTTCCGAAGCAGCACGATTCTTTTGAGCGGAACGAGTTTTGCCAACTATCACCGGCCACTACTAATGAAGGAAAGCGCGAACCACTGGGGAAATTTTTGATGCGTTGTGCGGACCAAGCGAAGAGGTGTAATTTTGGAAAGACGGAGGCTGAAAGTCGTGAATTGCGGATCATGGACAAGGTAATTTATCATGCTCCGGCCGAATTGAGAGAGAGGTTGTTGCAGAAAGAGAAATTGAATTTGGCACAGCTGACACGCATTGTAAATTCGTTTGAATCGATCAAGACTCAATCAAAAGCGATTGAAAACACAGGATTAGGTGATGCATCAGCGTCCACAGGTTTGATCTAAATTTTGCTTTTTAATTAGATATAACTTAAATAAGAGAGGGAGTTTATTCTATAATATTGTCATTTGTCTACAGTTTCGGATCAGACTACGCGGATCAATAAGCTAAATACTACGGCCAATCGTTATGGTAGCACGTGTTTCCGTTGCGGTCAGCAGAGTCATTATGGAAACGATCGCGAATGCCCAGCGGGTGGAAGGAAATGTGAGAAGTGCCACAAAATAGGACATTATGCTAAAGTATGTCGATCAGGAGCAGCATTCAAACGACGTTATGAAGGATCAAATTTTGGCCATCCAGATAAACGAAGGAAATTTGGGAATGTACGTGCGATTGTAGCCGAACAAAACCTGGAGCAGGCTGAACCTGAAAGTTTTATTTTCAATATTGGCGATGGAGACGAATGCCTGTGGACAAAAGTCGGAGGTGTGCTGATACAGGTCCTCATAGATTCGGGAAGTTCAAAGAACATAATTGATGATAAAACTTGGCAATATATGAAGCTGCATGGCGTCAAGAGTTGTATACCGTTCAATGTTCCTAATACAGTCCTGAGAGGATATGGCCCTGAAGCTAAGCCGCTAGAAATCGTTGATGTATTTGAAGCATATGTAGAAGTGGATGCCACGGAAAGAAAACTTGGAACAAATGCAATGTTTTACGTCATCAAGGGCGGACAGCAATCTCTTCTTGGGAAAGAAACAGCCAAATCTCTCGGAGTGTTGAAGATCGGATTACCAAATCAAATCAACTCGCTGTCATCCGTGGAGAAACGATCATTTCCGAAAATGAAAAATGTACAAGTGAGGATTCCAGTAAATCGAAATTTCACGCCGATTGCTCAACAAGTTCGTCGACCTCCGATAGCCCTACTCAGTAAAATTGAAGATAAATTGGATCAACTTTTAACCATGGATATCATTGAGCCAGTATCAGGTCCTGCTGAATGGGTTTCACCACTTGTCATCATCGTAAAGGATAACGGTGATTTGCGTCTATGTGTAGACATGCGCCGTGCAAATCAAGCGATCCAGAGAGAACGCCACATTATGCCAACATTCGAAGATTTTCTGCCCCGGTTCAAATCGGCCCGGTTTTTCACTCGACTAGACATTAAGGATGCATTTCACCAGGTAAACtagaaatttaatgagaaattgtatgaattattattttttatatagTTTTTAATATTgttattccatattttttttgccTTAATTGCATTAGATTGAATTGGAAGAATCATCTAGACATATAACAACATTCATATGTCACAAGGGCCTATTTCGATATAAAAGGTTAATGTTTGGCATATCATGCGCTCCATGATGCGCTCCGGAAATGTTCCAAAAGGTTATGGAGCATATTTTGGCAGAATGCGAAAATGTTGTGAATTTTATTGATGATATAATGGTGTTCGGCGCCACTGAAAAGGAACATGATGATGCATTGAGGAAAGTCGTAGCAGTATTAAAAAGTCGGAATGTTCTACTAAATAAGGACAAATGCATTTTCAAAGTCAGGCAGGTTGAGTTTCTTGGACATTCGGTGTCATCGGAAGGAGTTCGTCCAATGGTTAGTAAGATTGAAGCATTACAAAGATTTCGAGAACCGAAAACATCAGAAGAGGTCAGAAGTTTTCTCGGTCTAGTAACCTATGTAGGAAAATTCATTCCTGACTTAGCCACAATAACAGAACCACTTCGGCAGTTGATATGTAAAGATAACAAGTTTTGTTGGGAAGTTGAGCATCAGAAAAGTTTTGAGCACCTTAGCATTGGTATGGGCCGtagaaaagttttcaatataccTCATTGGTCGGGAATTTGAGCTAGAAACAGACCACAAGCCACTGGAAATTATATTTTCACCTACCTCTAAGCCCTGCGCCAGGATTGAACGATGGGTGCTGAGGCTTCAATCATTCAAGTTCATTGTAAAATACAGGAAAGGTTCAGGAAACATTGCGGATTCATTATCGCGCCTTGTAACCGAAGACAAATCAGATGAATTTGAAACCGACAATCATTTCTTAGTGCTCGCTGTTCAAGAATCGGCTGCGATTGATGTAAGTGAGATTGAAACTGTATCCAAATGTGACCCTGAGCTCAAAGCAGTGAAGGAATGTTTAGAATCAGGGAATTGGAATAATTCGGCAGCAAAATCATTCGAACCGTTCAGGAACGAGCTTGGCATGATAGAAGATACTATTGTACGCGGAAATAAATTAGTTGTGCCACAAGGACTGCGACCCAGGATGCTACAACTTGCGCATGAAGGTCATCCAGGAGAATCAATCATGAAGAAACGTTTGAGAGACCGAGCTTGGTGGCCAGCAATGGATCGCGAAGCTAAAGATTTTGTAGCTAAGTGTGAAGGATGTCAACTGATAGGACTACCAAGCAAACCACTTCCAATGAATCGAAGAGAACTTCCTACAAAACCATGGATCGATGTCGCTATTGATTTTATGGGACCACTGCCTTCAGGAGAATACTTGCTAGTAATAGTAGACTATTTTAGCAGATATAAGGAGGTTGAAGTAATGGCAAAGATCGGCTCACGCGAAACCGTCAATAGACTCAACAAGATATTCACCCGGTTGAGATACCCTAGAACGATTACCCTGGATAATGCAAAGCAATTTATAGGAAAAGAGTTTGAAGAAtactgcaaaatacatggtattcATCTTAATCATTCAGCGCCGTACTGGCCACAAGAAAATGGGCTTGTCGAAAGACAGAATCGGTCACTTTTGAAAAGATTGCAGATTAGTAATGCGTTGAAAAGAGATTGGAAGAAGGATTTGAACGATTATCTCCTGATGTATTACACAACTCCTCATTCAACCACTGGTAAAACACCTACAGAATTGTGCTATGGACGTACGATTAGGTCGAAGATACCATCGATTGACGATATCGAAACTATTCCGGAGTCATCGGATTATCGCGATCAAGACAAATTGAACAAGCAAAAAGGAAAAGAAAGGGAGGATAGAAGAAGAAATGCTCAAGATTCGGACATCTGTTGCGGCGATATTGTTTTAATGCAGAACCTTTTACCATCAAACAAACTGGCGACTACATTTGGTAAAGCAAAATACAAGGTATTGGAACGCAAAGGTCATCGGGCTACTGTGGAGAACCAGGATACTGGAGCAACATATGAACGAAATATTGCACATTTGAAGAAAATCGATATTCCGGTCGCGTCTAGTTGTTCTACGAGAACGGAAACCGGTCAAGAGGTGCTCAGAGGACCCGTAATAGAAGACCCCGAAGTGAGGAGCACTGATGCAGATGAACCGTTATTCCGAGGTTTTGAAGAAAATGAAGATACATTTGCTGGAGTTTGAAAAAGTTAAATAATCAACACTTTAGAATTAAATATTGATTGTATGTAAATAATAAACCATAGTTTCAAGATCGTTTAACTTGGTGAAACTACATTGTAAATTATATGAAAAAGGAGATGTGCTATGTATTATGCTAGTAGGCTATGGTTATATGACAGAATAATAAATCAGATTACTGCAGACATTCAAAGAGTACGGAAGTCTATATGATTACGAGGTATCACACATAGCATCATTCCGTGTTCAACAAAGTAAGTAGAATTGGACTTTAATTTCAAAGATTAGATTTTACCAGTACAGGTGTGTGTATATCCGATATCGTAAGCACACGGGTATTCAGACCATGCAGAGGGTAACGGGTACGATTCCCGCtcgattcaggaacttttcgtcatGTAAATTTCCTAGACTTTCTTCGGTTACATTTCGCATTACATAATTAAACTTATTTCGTTTAACTGTTGTGCAGCAGACGACTCTGTCTTGAATTCAACCGAACTTGTATACGTTGTCGCTGTGATGTCGTTTGCGAAAAAAGACTGTGATAAAAATGAATTTGGGACGAGTCTAAATGAGTGCAAATGTCGTAATACGGCAATATAGAAAATTATAATCTATAGATATCACATGCGACTCGCAACCAGCACCTTAACGAccacataaagtatcttcgtgtcttCCATACGATATTCACATACAAAATGGGAACAACAAGGAACGAACTCATCGGATATTTCTATTCAAGCAAATTTAATGTATACTCGTTCGGATCACTTGCTGAGTTTCTAGTCGTCGGAAGGCTTAGAGGCTTCTCAAGGACAACAATCCAATAGAAAATTtgtctagacattcgtttagaattccataataaaaactatcaaatttcgaataatatccaacacaatctttttgtatggtgaccttcattatagatcgacttgtaaatcttgaatttgatcgttttcagatgtgttgccatattaatttgcgtttgttgattacacgctcatttcaatttgcacgaatatgagtataaggcagttagatgttggctacgacaggggttctcaaactttttcagcttgcgacccactttcgact contains:
- the LOC134284253 gene encoding uncharacterized protein LOC134284253 encodes the protein MEAWNICPFKFNHLPETQTRTEWLRWKRNFEVIVAASEEKNSTKIKNILLAKGGLELQDLFYSIDGADVVEDIEKGVDPYKIAIAKLDGHFVPKQHDSFERNEFCQLSPATTNEGKREPLGKFLMRCADQAKRCNFGKTEAESRELRIMDKVIYHAPAELRERLLQKEKLNLAQLTRIVNSFESIKTQSKAIENTGLGDASASTVSDQTTRINKLNTTANRYGSTCFRCGQQSHYGNDRECPAGGRKCY